From the genome of Thermaerobacter marianensis DSM 12885:
GTGGAGGGGCTGCTAGCCCTGGGCGCCACCCGCTGGGAGGCGTGCCGTGACGTGATCCGGGATGCGGTGCGGACGGGCATGGTGCCGACCCTCAACAGCATGGCCGTGGTGGGCCTGGTGAGCTTGCCCGGCATGATGACGGGCCAGATCCTGGCCGGCGCCGACCCCGCCGACGCCGTCCGCTACCAGATCGTGATCATGTTCATGATTGCCGCCGCCACGGCCCTCGGCACCCTGGGGGCCGTAGCGTATGCCTACCGGTCGCTCCTGGACGGGTTTCACCGGCTACGGCTCGACCGGCTCCAGAAGGCGGGCGCGAATTAACCTCTGCAGCACAGGGATCATGCCCCGCGTCCACGCAGGAACCAGCTGGTTACGCCTGCAAGCTGTATTCCACCCCGTAAACTACCGATCTCAGGAATATCCCGGCGAAACGGGACATCCTGGGACCCAACGGCCCCACGTCCGGTCAGCCCCGGACCGGACGCAGGCCCGGCCACCGCCGGTGCCTGGGGGTGAGCGGAAGGAGGACGCGGGGTGGACGATCTTCTCACCCGACCGGCCGGCACCGGCGCCCTGGCCCTGGCCCACCTGGCGCTGGTGGCCGCCGCCTTCTGGCGTACCCGCCGCCTGCTGCTCACCGGCTTTCACGTGTTCCTGGGCCTGGAGGCTCTAGCCTACGGCTTCCGCCCGCTGCTCAACATCCTGACGGGAGGCTACTTGCTCTACGGCTTCCCCGCGGACCTGGTCCCCGGCGGTGCGCCGGTCTCCTTCCTGCCCCCGGCGCCGGTCGAACCGGCCGCCTGGGCGGCCTACAACCGCGGCCTGGCCATGCAGCTGGCCTTCGCCGCCGCCGTGGTGGCGGCGTACGGGCTGGCCACGCGGACCTTCCACCGCGGGGCCGGCCGCGCCGGCGGGGCCGGCGGGTGGGGTGGGGGCAGCGGGTCCGGCGGATGGGGTGGGAGCAGCGGGTCCGGCAGGTGCCACGGGGCCCGTCGCTGCGGTGGATCGCAGGATGCACCGCACCCCGGCCGGCTCGCCCGCCACTGGCACACCGCCTGGCTCCTGTCCCTGCTCGCCGGGACGGCGGCCGTGGTGGTCATGCACATGCTCTCCGGCGGTGCCTGGCTACCCGGCCACCGGGGCGGGACCACCATCACCGCGGCGGTACCCTACGGGAAGATCCTCTTCCCCCTGGCGGTGATCCCCCTGGCAGCCAGCCTGCCGCTGGCGCGAGCCGCCGCCGCCGCGCGGGCCGCTACCCCTCCCACCGGCGGGCGCCGCTCCGCCATGGCCGGCAGTGCCCGGGCCACGGCAGCCGGTGCCCCATCGCCCGGAGGAGCCGGCCCCGGCCCCGGGGGCGCCACCGGCGATGCCCCTCCGGCGCAGGGAGGGCCTGGAGGGCCGGGAGAGCGGGGCGGGCGGGGCGGGCGGCGAGGACGGAAAGGGCGAAAAGGACGAAAAGGACGGAAAGGACGGGAGGGACGGGAAGGACGGGGCGGGCGTGAAGGGCCGGGAGGCCGGTTTGACCCCCGCCCGGCGCGGGGGTTCCCCTGGGACATGGCAGCCCTGGCGGCCGGCAGCCTTTGGGCGGTGGCCCTGCTTCTGCTCCTGTACCAGCGCGGCTACCTGCTCACCGCCCTGGTGACCACGGCCTTCGTGGACGAGCGCCTCCGCCCCTGGACCTTCCGCCGCCTGGCCGTTCTGGTCGCCGGGCTTCTCGTCGTCCTGGCCGGTGCCCGACCCCTGGCGACGGCGGTGGCCGGGGTGGTGGAATGGGGCCGTCCTGCAGCGGCCGGCCTTGCCCGGCAGAATGGGACCGCGTCCGATTCCCGCCCCGGCCGGGCTCCCGGCCCCGCCCCCGGCACGGCCGCCGGCACAGCCGCCGGCACGGCCGCCGCGGAAGGCCGGGCTGCGACCCCTGACACGCCGGTCCCCGCCTGCGCCCGGCCATGGGCCGCGCCGCCCGCCCTCGCCTCTCCGCCGCTGTCCCCTTCCAACGCCGGCAAGCCCCCTGCGCGTCCCGACGCCAGTCCGCCCCGCACCGATTTCCCCGGCAGCCCGTATGCGGCGTCACCGGTTGCCCTGGCCGCCACCCACCCCGCCGCGGTACCCGGTCCCTGGGCGGTCCCCGGGGCCGGGATCGGTGCCGGCCACTTGGCCGGCTTTGCGCCCCTCCATCAGCCCCTCGAGACCCTCCACCAGCCCCTCGATGAGCCCGTCGTCCAGGCCCTTTGGCAGGCCCTTTTGCAGCCCCTCATGCAGCCGGTCTTGCAGCCGGTCTTGCAGCCCCTCCGGTCGACCCTTCACTTCTTTGCTCGGACCCCCAGCTTCGACGGACCCGACGTCTGGGTGCTGGCCCAGGGCTTCAGCACCCGGCACGGGGAACTGAGGGGCCGGACCGTGGCCGCCATCCCGGCCCGCATCCTCACCCCTGCCGCCCGCGGCGAGCGCTGCCGGCTGACGGCGGCCGACGTGCTCAACACCTACCGCTGGCGCCAGTTCTACTGGCAGACCGGCTTCGGCTTCAACGTCGCCCTGGCCCAGGAGGTCTACCTGAACTTCGGGCCGGAGGCGCTGCCCGCGGCGGGCGCCCTGGCAGGGCTGCTGGCCGCCGCGGGGGACCGGTTCATCACCCTGCGGCACCGGCGTCCGTTCCCGCATCCGGCGCTGCCCTCGCCCTTCCAGATCTACGCCGCCTGCGCGGTGCTGGCCGCCGCGGCCTTCACCAAGGAACCCGCCGCCACCCTGCAGTGGACCGCGGCCTACCTGCTGGTGGGGGCCGCCATCGAGGCCGGCGGCCGGCTCGTCGTCCGGCTTGGCTCCCGATTCTTCGGCGGGGATCCTGGCGATGGGGGCGGCACCGGCCGCCGGATCGCCGACGCCGGGCCTCGCCTCGTGGTCCGCCCCGTGACGGCCGATCCGGCCGGTGCCACCGCCGCCCGCCGGACGGGAGTTCCACCAACTCTCTTTCTGCGGGTGGACGTGCGCAACGTGGCCACCGGTGCCACTGCCCACCGCCGGACGGGGGCACGGACGGGGGCTTCACCGACCTCCCTCCGGCCTGCCTCGACCCGGACGCAAGATGCGCAGTCCGCCTGCCCGCCGGTTGCCCCAGCCCGGATGCCGGCGCCGGAGCCGGCCCGCCCGCTGGCCAGTTCCGCTTCCTGCGGCCCCGTGCGGGTGGTGATCTGCCGCTCCAACCCCGTCGACCCCGACCCCCGGGTGGAGCGAGTGGCCCGCACCCTGGCCCGGGCGGGCTATGAGGTCACGGTGGTGGGGTGGAACCGGTCCGTTTACGGCCGCGGCCTGCGCCACCTTCCCGCCTGGCTGAGCTGGCAGGTCCGCCTCCTGGGCTGGCTCCTCCGCCACCGCCGCCAGATCGACGTGGTCCACGCCTGCGACTTCGACACCCTGCTCCCGGCCCTGATGGTCAAGGCGGTGGACCGGCTGGCCCGCTGCCTGCCGTGCCCGCGGATCCGCCGGGCGCCGGATCGACCCACCGGTCGGCTGCCGCACCGTTCGCCCGGCCACTCCGCCGCCCCCAAGGCCGTGATCTACGACATCTTCGACTGGTACGCCGACACCGTGGCCGGGCTGCCCGGCCCCGCCCGCCGCCTCCTGGCCGCCCTGGACCGGCTCCTGCTCACCCGGGCCGACGCCGTGATCCTGGCGGACGAACGCCGCCTGCCCCAGCTGGGCGCCGCCCGCCCCCGCCGCCTGGCGGTGATCTACAACAGCCCGGACTGGGAGGGGGAGTACCAGGAGCAGCCGGAGGGGATGAGGCAGAGGACCACGCCATCCCTGGACCGGTCCTCATCCCACCGAGCTCACCAGGGGAAGACGCCGGAGGGCGAGCGGCCGGGGGAGAGCCGGTACGAGAGGCCGGGCCCGACTCCGCGGCACGGCAAGGACCAAGCGCCAGGGCCACGGGACGAAGCAGGGGCGGGGTGCCGGGATTGGACCCAGGGTCGGGCACAGAGGGCAAGGCCCACTCCGCACCGGGCCGCCGCGGGCAGGCCCGCCCTGCGCCTTGCCTACGTGGGCACCCTCCAGCCCGGCCGGGGCCTGCAGGAACTGCTGGCCGTCCTGGCCCGCCACCCCGAATGGCACCTGGACCTGGCCGGCTTCGGTCCGGAAGAACCGGCCCTCCGCCGGGCGGCGGAGGGCCTACCCAACGTGCGGTTTCACGGGCGGGTCTCCCACGCGGGCTGCCGGGAGCTTTACGCCCGGGCCGACGTGATCCCCGCCCTCTACGATCCCGCCATCCCCAACCACCGCTACGCCAGCCCCAGCAAGGTCTTCGAGGCCATGGCCCTGGGGAAGCCGGTGATCGTGGCCCGGGGGACGGGCATCGACCGCCGCGTCCGGCGCCACCGGCTGGGGTGGGTGGTGCCCTACGGGAGCGTCGAGGCGCTGGAGGCCGCCCTGACCGAGGCAGCGGGGTGGACCGCGGAGCGGCGCCGGGCCTTCTCGCGCCGCGCCTGGCGGCTGTACCGCCGTCGCTGGGGCTGGCCCCGGATGGAGCGGCGCCTGCTTCGGCTGTATCGCGAGGTGGTGGCGGCCCACGAGGAAGAGGTGCACCGGCCGCCCGAACCCTTCAATCCAAATGCATGGGGTTGCACCAGTGGACAGGATAGTACCGAACCCGGGGGCTGCGAACCCGCGAACCCTTGGGCCTACGAACCCGCGGAACCCGGCGGCTACGAACCCCCGGGCTCCGTGTCCAGGCCCAACGCCGGCCTAGGCCACCCGTTCGTCAACGTTGCCCCGAATCCAAGCGCCCGACCCAAAGGGTCCAGCAACCCGCCACCGGATTCCCCGCCGCTGGTTTCCCGGTCACCCGAGCGCCGTCTTCCGGCTCCCCGAACCTCCACCCGCGTTCCCCGGGTCCTCATCGGCCGCCACGTCTCGCCGGCCGTCCGCCGCCACGTCCTGCTGTGGGCGCTGGGCAACGGCATGGCCGTCGACCTGATCCCCGACCCCTACGAGGTGCTCCTGGCCGGCGCCCGCTGGGGCCAGCTGGACGACATGCCCCTGCTCCAGGTGGGGCCCCTGGCGCCGCCTCCCGCCGCCCGCCTGGTGAAACGCATCCTGGACGTGGTGGGGAGCCTGGTGCTGCTGATCCTCTTCGCCTGGGCCTTCGCCCTGATCCCCCTGCTGATCTGGCTGGACGACCGCGGCCCCGTCCTCTACCGCCAGCAGCGCCTGGGCCTCCACGGCCGCCCCTTCACCATCCTGAAGTTCCGGACCATGGTGGTCGACGCGGAACGCACCACCGGACCCGTCTGGGCCCGGCAGGACGACCCAAGGGTGACGCGAATTGGACGACTATTGCGGGCCACGCATCTCGACGAATTGCCCCAATTGGTCAATGTGCTGCGGGGCGAGATGAGCCTGGTGGGCCCCCGGCCCGAGCGCCCGGAGCTGGCGGCCCGGTTCTCCCTGGACGAACCGGCCTTCCGGCTCCGGGAGGCCATCAAGCCGGGGCTCACCGGCCTGGCCCAGATTCGGGGGCGGTACCACACCGAACCAGGCGTCAAACTGGTCTGGGACCTTCGATATGCGCGATACGCGGCAGGACCGATGGGGGACTTTCGCATCCTCGTGGCTAGCGTTTTCCGCCCCGTGCTATCCGATTCCAACAGGTTGCGTTAGTGCCGATATATCCCGGAGCCATCGTGAACGTCCCGGTTCGACCGAAGGAGTGGGGGCCCGGACCGACCGCCGGATCGGCCTGGCTTTCAGACGGGGTTCCGGCTGGCGATGGTGCCGTCACGTGGTGGACCAGACAGGCACGGAGCAGCCGGCTGTTGGAGCTTAAGGCCAACGGGTCGAGAGGTGGTTGCTGCAGTTGGTGTTGTATATAGTCATCGCGTCCTGCGGAGGCCTGGCAGTTCAGCCACATCTTTGCCGACCAAAGGGTGTGATCCCTTCGGACACGACCGGTCCCTATTGCTGAACGCTACTCGTCGACCCGTTCCAATGCACCAAATAACCTCATATGTCAAGTGGGTCACCGCTGGTCGCGCTCGATTGCAATCGTAAGGAGGGTCTTTGTTGGCCTGGCTCGGCGACACCCCTACCCCTGGTGATCCGGGTTCGGCGGCGGGTGTTTATAACGTCCGCTACGAGTTCAACGTCCGCGTCCCCATGCGGGACGGGATCACCCTTTCGGCGGACATCTACCGGCCCGACGCCCCGGGCCGCTTCCCCGTGGTCCTGGCCCGGACGCCCTATGGCAAGAACACTCAGCGGGCCTGGCATTACGGGAACTTCTTCGCCCGGCATGGCTACGTGTTCGTCTGGATGGACGTGCGGGGGCGGGGGGACTCGGAAGGGGAGTTCGTCCCCTACCGCAACGACGCCAAGGACGGCTACGACGCCATCGAGTGGCTGGCCCGGCAGCCCTGGTCCACGGGCGATGTGGCCACCTGGGGCGGGTCCTATCTCGGGCGCATCCAGTGGCTCACCGCCCTGGAGAAGCCGCCGCACCTCAAGGCCATGATCGTCCACGTGACGCCCTCCGACCCCTACGTGGAGTGGCCCACGGGCACGCCCGGGCCCATGCACGTCTGCTGGAACCGCATGACCGACGGCCGGGTTCTTCAGTACGTGGACAAGATCGACTGGATGAAGGTCTACGAGCACCTGCCCCTTGTGACCATGGACGAGGCGGCGGGGTTCGTCAGCCGCCACTGGCGGGAGGACTGCGCCCACCCCACCCTGGACGAGTGGTGGGAGCCCTTGCGCTACCAGCACCGGTTCCACGAGATCGACCTGCCGGTGCTGCACGTCTCGGGCTGGTACGACGACGAGCAGATCGGCACGCCCCTGAACTTCGCCGGTATGGTGCGCCACGCCCCCAGCGAGCGGGCCCGCCGCGGCCAGAAGCTGATCATGGGGCCCTGGGGGCACCGGGTGAACGAGAGCCGCAAGCTGGGGGAGGTGGACTTCGGGCCCGAGGCGGTGATCGACCTGGACGGGTACGAGGTCCGGTGGCTGGACTACTGGCTCAAGGGGATCGACAACGGCATCGGCGATGAGCCGCCGGTGCGCCTGTTCATCATGGGGGCCAACCGCTGGCGGGACGAGCACGAGTGGCCCCTGGCCCGCACCCGGTGGACCAAGTTCTACC
Proteins encoded in this window:
- a CDS encoding CocE/NonD family hydrolase, whose translation is MAWLGDTPTPGDPGSAAGVYNVRYEFNVRVPMRDGITLSADIYRPDAPGRFPVVLARTPYGKNTQRAWHYGNFFARHGYVFVWMDVRGRGDSEGEFVPYRNDAKDGYDAIEWLARQPWSTGDVATWGGSYLGRIQWLTALEKPPHLKAMIVHVTPSDPYVEWPTGTPGPMHVCWNRMTDGRVLQYVDKIDWMKVYEHLPLVTMDEAAGFVSRHWREDCAHPTLDEWWEPLRYQHRFHEIDLPVLHVSGWYDDEQIGTPLNFAGMVRHAPSERARRGQKLIMGPWGHRVNESRKLGEVDFGPEAVIDLDGYEVRWLDYWLKGIDNGIGDEPPVRLFIMGANRWRDEHEWPLARTRWTKFYLHSGGRANSRFGDGVLSTEPPATDEPPDVYLYDPARPVPFITDPLSSQIGGPDDYAAIETRGDVLVYSTPPLDRDVEVTGPVKLVLYASSSAVDTDFMAKLVEVHPNGFCQRLCDGMVRARFREGMHKEVLMEPGKVYRFEIDLWNTAQVFKRGHRIRLEIASSAFPKYDRNLNTGEPLATSTRMVVAENRVWHTPAWPSHLILPVIPE
- a CDS encoding sugar transferase, whose product is MDDLLTRPAGTGALALAHLALVAAAFWRTRRLLLTGFHVFLGLEALAYGFRPLLNILTGGYLLYGFPADLVPGGAPVSFLPPAPVEPAAWAAYNRGLAMQLAFAAAVVAAYGLATRTFHRGAGRAGGAGGWGGGSGSGGWGGSSGSGRCHGARRCGGSQDAPHPGRLARHWHTAWLLSLLAGTAAVVVMHMLSGGAWLPGHRGGTTITAAVPYGKILFPLAVIPLAASLPLARAAAAARAATPPTGGRRSAMAGSARATAAGAPSPGGAGPGPGGATGDAPPAQGGPGGPGERGGRGGRRGRKGRKGRKGRKGREGREGRGGREGPGGRFDPRPARGFPWDMAALAAGSLWAVALLLLLYQRGYLLTALVTTAFVDERLRPWTFRRLAVLVAGLLVVLAGARPLATAVAGVVEWGRPAAAGLARQNGTASDSRPGRAPGPAPGTAAGTAAGTAAAEGRAATPDTPVPACARPWAAPPALASPPLSPSNAGKPPARPDASPPRTDFPGSPYAASPVALAATHPAAVPGPWAVPGAGIGAGHLAGFAPLHQPLETLHQPLDEPVVQALWQALLQPLMQPVLQPVLQPLRSTLHFFARTPSFDGPDVWVLAQGFSTRHGELRGRTVAAIPARILTPAARGERCRLTAADVLNTYRWRQFYWQTGFGFNVALAQEVYLNFGPEALPAAGALAGLLAAAGDRFITLRHRRPFPHPALPSPFQIYAACAVLAAAAFTKEPAATLQWTAAYLLVGAAIEAGGRLVVRLGSRFFGGDPGDGGGTGRRIADAGPRLVVRPVTADPAGATAARRTGVPPTLFLRVDVRNVATGATAHRRTGARTGASPTSLRPASTRTQDAQSACPPVAPARMPAPEPARPLASSASCGPVRVVICRSNPVDPDPRVERVARTLARAGYEVTVVGWNRSVYGRGLRHLPAWLSWQVRLLGWLLRHRRQIDVVHACDFDTLLPALMVKAVDRLARCLPCPRIRRAPDRPTGRLPHRSPGHSAAPKAVIYDIFDWYADTVAGLPGPARRLLAALDRLLLTRADAVILADERRLPQLGAARPRRLAVIYNSPDWEGEYQEQPEGMRQRTTPSLDRSSSHRAHQGKTPEGERPGESRYERPGPTPRHGKDQAPGPRDEAGAGCRDWTQGRAQRARPTPHRAAAGRPALRLAYVGTLQPGRGLQELLAVLARHPEWHLDLAGFGPEEPALRRAAEGLPNVRFHGRVSHAGCRELYARADVIPALYDPAIPNHRYASPSKVFEAMALGKPVIVARGTGIDRRVRRHRLGWVVPYGSVEALEAALTEAAGWTAERRRAFSRRAWRLYRRRWGWPRMERRLLRLYREVVAAHEEEVHRPPEPFNPNAWGCTSGQDSTEPGGCEPANPWAYEPAEPGGYEPPGSVSRPNAGLGHPFVNVAPNPSARPKGSSNPPPDSPPLVSRSPERRLPAPRTSTRVPRVLIGRHVSPAVRRHVLLWALGNGMAVDLIPDPYEVLLAGARWGQLDDMPLLQVGPLAPPPAARLVKRILDVVGSLVLLILFAWAFALIPLLIWLDDRGPVLYRQQRLGLHGRPFTILKFRTMVVDAERTTGPVWARQDDPRVTRIGRLLRATHLDELPQLVNVLRGEMSLVGPRPERPELAARFSLDEPAFRLREAIKPGLTGLAQIRGRYHTEPGVKLVWDLRYARYAAGPMGDFRILVASVFRPVLSDSNRLR